A stretch of the Halomonas sp. BDJS001 genome encodes the following:
- a CDS encoding DeoR/GlpR family transcriptional regulator: MNQQFRQDAIVELVRQHGYMSIEQLTDHFAVTPQTIRRDLNTLADEGRVRRVHGGVGIESSTVNTAYSTRKTLHLEEKERIARCLAQHIPNHSSLFINIGTSNEVIAQALLEHQGLEIITNNLNVAAILQHKEDFTVIIAGGQVRSRDGGIIGEATIDFINQFKVDYGIIGISGIDEDGSLLEFDYQEVRVAQAIIANSRRIYLAADYSKFHRNPVVRQGNLEQLDALFTDRNPPESIQRLLTQHDVALYIA; this comes from the coding sequence ATGAATCAACAATTTCGTCAGGATGCCATTGTCGAGCTGGTTCGTCAGCACGGCTATATGAGTATCGAGCAGCTCACCGACCATTTTGCCGTGACCCCGCAAACCATTCGTCGCGATTTAAACACCCTGGCCGACGAGGGGCGGGTGAGGCGGGTGCATGGTGGCGTGGGAATTGAGTCGAGTACGGTGAATACTGCCTACAGCACGCGCAAAACGCTGCACCTTGAAGAGAAGGAGCGCATTGCGCGCTGTTTAGCCCAGCACATTCCTAACCACTCCTCACTGTTTATTAATATCGGCACCAGCAACGAAGTGATTGCTCAAGCGCTGTTAGAGCACCAGGGCCTTGAGATCATCACCAATAATCTTAACGTTGCCGCCATACTGCAGCATAAAGAGGATTTCACCGTCATTATCGCCGGTGGTCAGGTGCGCTCTAGGGACGGCGGCATCATTGGTGAAGCCACTATCGACTTTATCAATCAATTCAAAGTGGACTACGGCATTATTGGCATCAGCGGTATCGATGAGGATGGTTCGCTGCTGGAGTTCGACTACCAGGAAGTGCGCGTTGCCCAGGCGATTATTGCCAATTCCCGGCGCATCTATTTGGCGGCGGACTACTCGAAATTTCATCGCAACCCGGTCGTTCGACAGGGGAACCTGGAACAGCTGGATGCGCTATTTACTGACCGCAACCCCCCGGAATCGATTCAGCGTTTGCTGACTCAGCACGATGTGGCGCTCTACATTGCTTAA
- a CDS encoding glycerophosphodiester phosphodiesterase family protein, producing the protein MTHPAIQLPALIAHRGYSAAAPENTLAAVRAAHEAGATWVELDVQLLGDGTPVIWHDGDVARCSNGRGGLVSMDWAKAQTLDAGGWFDDRFAGEKMPSLSEMLALLNKLEMGVNMEIKVNKGRDPIALVERALPEMLDTLPPERLIISSFNAAALGHCRQFASKERLALGVLFGSVPKSWREQCEAIEAFSVHPHWPRLKRAQADAMQRDGYQILCYTANDPSAFHSRWAWGIGSVITDEPAAFKRFLDSH; encoded by the coding sequence ATGACGCATCCCGCTATTCAACTCCCCGCGCTGATTGCTCACCGAGGTTACTCCGCCGCTGCCCCTGAAAACACCCTGGCTGCGGTGCGCGCCGCTCATGAAGCGGGAGCCACATGGGTAGAGCTGGATGTGCAGCTACTGGGTGATGGCACGCCGGTAATTTGGCACGATGGCGATGTCGCGCGCTGCTCAAACGGGCGTGGAGGGCTCGTCTCCATGGATTGGGCCAAGGCGCAAACCCTTGACGCTGGAGGATGGTTTGACGACCGTTTTGCGGGTGAGAAGATGCCTAGCCTCAGCGAGATGTTGGCACTGCTTAACAAGCTGGAAATGGGCGTCAATATGGAAATCAAGGTCAATAAAGGCCGCGACCCTATCGCGCTGGTGGAACGTGCACTGCCGGAGATGCTCGACACCCTCCCCCCCGAGCGCTTGATTATCTCCTCCTTCAATGCCGCTGCTCTTGGCCACTGCCGTCAATTTGCCAGCAAAGAGCGGCTGGCTCTGGGTGTGCTGTTCGGCAGCGTACCCAAAAGCTGGCGTGAGCAGTGCGAGGCCATAGAGGCGTTTAGCGTGCACCCCCACTGGCCACGTTTGAAGCGCGCTCAAGCTGACGCTATGCAGCGCGATGGCTATCAAATATTGTGCTATACCGCCAATGATCCTAGCGCTTTTCATAGCCGTTGGGCGTGGGGTATCGGCAGTGTCATCACCGATGAACCCGCCGCGTTCAAGCGCTTTTTAGATAGCCATTGA
- a CDS encoding DUF2160 domain-containing protein, with the protein MSWMVWTVPTAIFFSSIAAMLAGMTIWEILSPTIERKGFLPIATTRGDRLFIGLLSAAFIHLGVIGFTSLSIWIALAVSALWLLVLMRWG; encoded by the coding sequence ATGTCTTGGATGGTATGGACAGTGCCCACCGCCATATTCTTTTCATCGATTGCCGCCATGCTGGCAGGCATGACGATATGGGAGATATTGTCGCCCACTATTGAGCGCAAAGGGTTTTTACCCATTGCCACCACTCGCGGGGATCGGCTGTTTATCGGCCTGCTCTCTGCAGCCTTTATCCATTTGGGGGTGATCGGGTTCACGTCACTCTCCATTTGGATAGCACTAGCGGTATCAGCCCTATGGCTGCTGGTTTTAATGCGCTGGGGATAG
- the nfo gene encoding deoxyribonuclease IV, whose amino-acid sequence MKYLGAHVSAAGGADQAVHRAVEIGADAFALFTKNQRQWKGKPLTDEAIQAFRDACAEHNFAPEQILPHDSYLINLGHPEQEGLRKSRDAFLDEMQRCEQLGLTLLNFHPGSHLNKISEGDCLKRIAESVNEALTHTQGVTAVIENTAGQGTNLGWRFEHLAEIIAHVDDKTRVGVCIDTCHAFAAGYDLRTAEATQATLDELGSVVGFEYLRGMHLNDAKSDLASRVDRHHSLGKGNIGLPAFTAIMQEPRINAIPMILETIEPEIWADEIAWLRAQAS is encoded by the coding sequence ATGAAGTATCTAGGAGCCCATGTGAGCGCCGCTGGCGGTGCAGACCAAGCCGTGCACCGGGCTGTAGAAATCGGCGCGGATGCCTTTGCGCTATTCACCAAAAATCAGCGTCAATGGAAAGGTAAACCGCTCACCGATGAGGCCATTCAAGCCTTTCGCGACGCATGCGCCGAGCATAATTTTGCCCCTGAACAGATTTTGCCTCACGACAGCTATCTGATTAATCTGGGTCACCCCGAGCAGGAAGGCCTACGCAAATCCCGGGATGCCTTTCTGGATGAGATGCAGCGCTGCGAGCAGTTGGGGCTGACACTGCTTAATTTTCATCCCGGCAGCCACTTGAATAAAATTAGCGAAGGCGACTGTTTAAAGCGTATCGCTGAATCCGTCAATGAAGCGCTAACGCATACCCAGGGCGTCACGGCAGTGATTGAAAATACCGCCGGGCAAGGCACTAACCTGGGCTGGCGCTTCGAGCATTTGGCCGAAATCATTGCCCATGTGGACGACAAAACCCGCGTGGGGGTGTGTATTGACACCTGCCACGCCTTTGCGGCGGGCTATGATTTGCGCACGGCAGAGGCTACCCAAGCAACGCTCGATGAACTAGGCAGCGTTGTCGGCTTTGAATATCTTCGCGGCATGCATTTAAACGATGCCAAAAGCGACCTTGCCAGCCGCGTGGATCGCCACCACAGCCTTGGCAAAGGCAATATTGGCCTGCCTGCATTTACCGCTATCATGCAGGAACCACGGATTAACGCCATTCCGATGATACTGGAGACCATCGAACCCGAGATATGGGCCGATGAAATAGCTTGGCTACGCGCTCAAGCCTCTTGA
- a CDS encoding SLC13 family permease encodes MSAEDISVEGSSAEGSGIENVSIEALDLGGLTLTPSTLVFIVLGLTLAAFIWGRFRYDLVALAALLGSVMLGLVPAESAFTGFGHPAVITVAAVLVLSRGFERSGVVDIIANQVLKVGENLLLQLLVLVGTIVLLSGIMNNVGALALLLPVAMRLAREHNTSPSLLLMPLAFGSLLGGLTTLIGTPPNIIISSYRREVTDEAFSMFSFAPVGIAVALAGLAFIVLVGWRLTPKRSGQASTDEMFDTANYLVELKVGEESKAKGLTLQQMRDELDETIPILAVVRDDNRRAGYNFHGALEEGDILLLEAGPDELQMLEDKVGLSAIAELEEEPEDDPEGDLEVQDAEHPVSDKDANKAKKKDAAQDQQRVDTEGLQLIEAVVRNDSMMINRSVRQLRLNHQFGLHLVAVARDGGRLKQRLRDIRFKNGDVLLLQGSENEISDSLASLGCLPLASRELHLGQPRKLVMSIAIFALAIVAMLFDLLPAAVAMSSAALISLLIGVLPLREGYQAIDGPVIVLLAAMIPVGEALETSGGADLIANALLSFGSDWPVVVTMVGLFLLSMLLSNVVNNAAAALLMAPIAVSLANGFDVSLDPFLMVVAVSASCAFLTPIGHQSNTLVLGPGGYRFGDYWKLGLPLSLVVLVVAIPMILLVWPL; translated from the coding sequence ATGTCGGCTGAGGACATAAGTGTTGAGGGCTCAAGCGCTGAGGGCTCCGGTATTGAGAATGTAAGTATTGAAGCATTGGATCTTGGCGGGTTAACGCTTACCCCTAGCACACTGGTGTTTATCGTGTTGGGGCTTACGCTTGCCGCGTTTATATGGGGTCGCTTTCGTTATGACCTAGTGGCGCTGGCAGCGTTGCTGGGTTCAGTCATGCTAGGGCTTGTGCCAGCCGAAAGCGCGTTTACAGGCTTTGGTCATCCGGCGGTGATTACCGTGGCCGCTGTGCTGGTACTTAGCCGGGGGTTCGAGCGCTCGGGCGTGGTGGATATTATTGCCAACCAAGTGCTTAAGGTGGGGGAGAATCTGCTACTCCAGCTCCTGGTGCTGGTGGGTACCATTGTGCTGCTATCGGGTATTATGAATAACGTGGGGGCCCTGGCACTGCTGCTACCGGTGGCTATGCGGCTTGCCCGGGAGCACAACACGTCACCCTCGCTACTGCTGATGCCGCTGGCGTTTGGCTCTTTGCTCGGCGGTTTGACCACCTTGATCGGCACTCCCCCTAATATCATTATTTCCAGCTACCGCCGTGAGGTAACGGATGAGGCGTTTAGCATGTTCAGCTTTGCGCCTGTGGGCATCGCGGTAGCGCTGGCAGGGTTGGCATTTATTGTCTTGGTGGGCTGGCGCTTGACCCCCAAGCGTAGCGGTCAAGCCTCGACGGATGAAATGTTCGATACCGCTAACTATTTGGTTGAGTTGAAGGTGGGTGAGGAGTCGAAGGCTAAGGGTTTAACGCTGCAACAGATGCGCGATGAGTTGGACGAAACTATACCCATACTGGCGGTGGTGCGCGATGACAATCGCCGTGCGGGGTATAACTTCCACGGCGCCCTGGAAGAGGGCGATATTCTGCTATTGGAAGCAGGGCCTGATGAGCTTCAAATGCTGGAAGATAAAGTAGGGCTTAGCGCGATTGCTGAGCTGGAGGAAGAGCCTGAGGACGATCCAGAAGGCGATCTAGAAGTACAAGACGCGGAGCATCCAGTCAGTGACAAAGATGCAAATAAGGCTAAAAAGAAAGACGCTGCGCAGGATCAACAGCGCGTGGATACCGAGGGGCTGCAACTGATTGAGGCCGTGGTGCGCAATGACTCTATGATGATTAACCGCAGCGTTCGCCAGTTGCGCTTGAACCATCAGTTTGGGCTGCACCTGGTAGCGGTTGCCCGGGATGGGGGACGCTTGAAACAGCGGCTGCGGGATATTCGCTTTAAGAACGGCGACGTTTTACTGCTCCAGGGCAGCGAGAACGAAATATCGGACAGCCTGGCATCACTGGGGTGTCTGCCTCTGGCGAGCCGAGAACTGCATCTGGGGCAACCGCGCAAGCTCGTCATGTCGATTGCCATTTTTGCCTTGGCGATCGTCGCCATGCTGTTTGATCTGCTCCCCGCGGCGGTGGCCATGAGTAGTGCGGCACTGATTTCGCTACTGATTGGCGTGTTACCACTCCGGGAAGGGTATCAAGCCATTGATGGCCCGGTAATCGTGCTGCTAGCGGCGATGATACCCGTGGGTGAAGCATTAGAAACCAGCGGTGGTGCGGATTTGATTGCTAACGCGCTGCTCAGCTTTGGCAGCGACTGGCCGGTGGTCGTCACTATGGTGGGTCTGTTTTTACTCTCTATGCTGCTCTCGAATGTGGTCAACAATGCGGCGGCGGCGCTGCTGATGGCGCCTATTGCGGTGAGCTTAGCCAATGGCTTCGATGTCTCACTCGACCCGTTCTTGATGGTGGTGGCCGTCAGCGCTTCCTGTGCGTTTTTAACCCCTATCGGGCACCAATCCAATACGCTGGTGCTTGGGCCTGGCGGCTATCGCTTTGGCGATTATTGGAAATTGGGCCTGCCGTTGTCGCTGGTGGTACTGGTGGTCGCTATTCCAATGATCCTATTGGTGTGGCCGCTTTAA
- a CDS encoding ABC transporter substrate-binding protein: MQKHDNKSKLTKFKLTTLAASLLLASGTLSAQEEDTRAIAERLVDEHFQNSTLSREEQIEELMWFAKAAEPFRGMDIQTVAEGLTTHVYESEVLAEAFSELTGINITHNIIGEGDVVDTMQNQMQSGNSIYDGFVNDTDSIGTHIRYGTTINLTEAMENEWADYTLPTLDLDDFIGLQYGTGPDGSLYQLPTQQFANLYWFRYDWFQREDLQEQFREIYGYDLGVPTNWTAYQDIAEFFTEHVGEIDGTKVYGHMDYGRRDPSLGWRFHDSWLSMAGMGSPGVPSGNPVDDWGIRVNEESQPVGASVSRGGATNSPASVFAMQKAVDWLRDYAPEEAQGMTFGEAGPVPAQGHIAQQIFWYTAFTADMTDPAVAVTDDEGNPLWRMAPSPTGPYWEEGMKVGYQDVGAWTFFDSTPEDRRTAAWLFGQFTVSKTVSLEKLMHGLTPIRESDIFSEQMTEMAPKLGGLVEFYRSPNESNWTPTGTNVPDYPRMAPLWWQNLAPVMSGEVTPQEGLDKLAADMDNTMSRLARANVFDSYAPVLNEEQDPQYWLDQEGSPKPKLENEMPQGTTVPYDEMMEAWMEAGTRQ; this comes from the coding sequence ATGCAAAAGCACGACAATAAATCCAAACTGACTAAGTTCAAACTGACCACCCTCGCCGCCAGCTTGCTGCTGGCTTCGGGTACGCTGTCAGCGCAGGAAGAGGATACCCGCGCCATTGCTGAACGGCTGGTCGATGAGCACTTCCAAAACTCGACGCTTAGCCGTGAAGAGCAGATCGAAGAGCTAATGTGGTTTGCCAAAGCCGCTGAGCCTTTTCGTGGCATGGATATTCAAACCGTGGCCGAAGGTCTCACCACTCACGTTTATGAGAGCGAGGTACTTGCAGAGGCCTTTAGCGAACTCACCGGCATCAATATAACCCACAACATCATTGGTGAAGGTGATGTGGTAGACACCATGCAGAACCAGATGCAGTCGGGTAACAGTATCTACGACGGCTTCGTCAACGACACCGACTCCATCGGCACACATATCCGCTACGGCACCACCATCAACCTGACTGAGGCAATGGAGAACGAGTGGGCGGACTACACCCTACCCACTCTTGACCTGGATGATTTCATTGGCTTGCAGTACGGCACCGGGCCAGATGGCAGCCTCTATCAACTGCCTACCCAGCAATTCGCGAACCTTTACTGGTTTCGCTATGACTGGTTCCAGCGTGAAGACCTTCAGGAACAGTTCCGGGAAATTTACGGCTACGACTTAGGCGTACCCACCAACTGGACCGCTTATCAAGACATTGCCGAGTTCTTCACCGAGCACGTGGGTGAAATAGACGGCACCAAGGTGTATGGCCATATGGATTACGGTCGCCGTGATCCGTCCCTGGGCTGGCGTTTCCACGACTCCTGGCTCTCCATGGCGGGCATGGGCAGCCCTGGTGTCCCTTCAGGCAATCCCGTAGATGACTGGGGTATTCGCGTCAATGAAGAGAGCCAGCCGGTAGGCGCAAGCGTTAGCCGCGGCGGTGCTACCAACTCACCAGCTTCGGTATTTGCGATGCAAAAAGCCGTCGATTGGCTACGTGACTATGCCCCCGAAGAAGCCCAGGGCATGACCTTTGGTGAAGCGGGCCCAGTACCCGCGCAGGGACACATCGCTCAACAGATCTTCTGGTATACCGCCTTTACCGCCGACATGACCGACCCTGCGGTTGCGGTGACCGATGATGAAGGCAATCCGCTATGGCGCATGGCGCCTTCACCTACCGGCCCGTACTGGGAAGAGGGCATGAAGGTGGGCTATCAGGATGTGGGCGCGTGGACGTTCTTCGACTCAACGCCAGAAGACCGGCGCACCGCGGCATGGCTGTTCGGCCAGTTCACCGTGTCAAAAACGGTGTCGCTGGAAAAACTCATGCACGGTTTAACGCCGATTCGTGAATCTGACATCTTCTCTGAGCAGATGACCGAGATGGCGCCCAAACTGGGTGGTCTGGTGGAGTTCTACCGCAGCCCCAACGAGTCGAACTGGACGCCTACCGGCACCAATGTGCCTGACTACCCACGCATGGCCCCGCTGTGGTGGCAAAACCTGGCACCCGTCATGAGTGGTGAAGTGACGCCTCAGGAAGGTCTCGACAAACTGGCGGCGGATATGGACAACACGATGAGCCGCCTGGCCCGTGCCAACGTGTTCGACAGCTATGCGCCCGTGCTCAACGAAGAGCAGGATCCGCAATACTGGCTGGATCAGGAAGGCTCACCCAAGCCCAAGCTAGAGAATGAAATGCCCCAGGGCACCACCGTTCCTTATGACGAAATGATGGAAGCCTGGATGGAAGCCGGTACGCGCCAATAA
- the glpK gene encoding glycerol kinase GlpK, giving the protein MSSFILAIDQGTTSSRAILFDRQGQVAAVAQQEFTQHFPHDGWIEHNPEDIWETVVATCREVMHNAKVSADQIAGIGITNQRETTILWDRKTGKPLYNAIVWQDRRTSDLCQSLRDKGHTEVVQAKTGLLIDPYFSATKLGWVLDNVEGARERAEQGELAFGTVDSFLIWRLTGGQQHVTDATNASRTALFNIHTQEWDEELLTLFNIPANLLPEVKDSSDDFGTTDAHWLGAALPIAGVAGDQQAALVGQACFQPGMGKSTYGTGCFMIVNTGETPSLSRNRLLTTIGYRLNGKPTYAMEGSIFVAGATVQWLRDGLNLFADASETEALAQKTRSGHSVYLVPAFTGLGAPHWDPKARGAIFGLTRDTGIAEIVAAGLQAVCYQTRDLQHCMNDDMETPPGTLRVDGGMVKNSWVMQFLADMLGVQVDRPTILETTALGAAYLAGLRLGWYQTLEEIEQLWRCEKSFMPAMEETTREELYQGWLDAVSRVRSS; this is encoded by the coding sequence ATGTCCTCTTTTATACTCGCCATTGATCAAGGTACCACCAGCTCTCGCGCGATTCTGTTTGACCGCCAAGGCCAGGTGGCCGCTGTCGCCCAACAGGAATTCACTCAGCATTTTCCTCACGATGGCTGGATTGAACACAACCCTGAAGACATCTGGGAAACGGTGGTGGCGACCTGTCGGGAGGTCATGCACAACGCTAAGGTTTCCGCTGACCAAATAGCTGGCATCGGCATTACCAACCAGCGGGAAACCACTATTCTGTGGGATCGTAAAACGGGTAAACCACTCTATAACGCCATCGTTTGGCAGGATCGCCGCACTTCGGATTTGTGTCAGTCGCTGCGCGATAAAGGTCACACTGAAGTTGTCCAAGCTAAAACAGGCCTGTTGATTGACCCCTACTTTTCAGCCACCAAGCTTGGTTGGGTACTGGATAACGTTGAGGGCGCTCGGGAGCGCGCCGAGCAGGGCGAGCTGGCGTTTGGAACGGTAGATAGCTTCTTAATCTGGCGACTGACCGGCGGTCAGCAGCACGTGACCGATGCCACCAATGCTTCGCGTACGGCGCTGTTTAATATCCATACCCAGGAGTGGGATGAAGAGCTGCTGACGCTGTTTAATATTCCCGCCAATTTATTGCCCGAAGTGAAAGACTCCAGCGATGATTTTGGCACCACCGACGCGCACTGGCTGGGCGCCGCGCTGCCCATTGCTGGGGTAGCGGGGGATCAGCAGGCGGCGCTGGTGGGGCAGGCGTGCTTTCAACCGGGAATGGGCAAAAGCACCTACGGCACCGGCTGTTTTATGATTGTGAATACCGGTGAAACACCCTCGCTGTCCCGTAATCGTCTGCTCACCACCATTGGCTACCGGCTTAACGGCAAACCGACCTACGCCATGGAGGGCAGCATTTTCGTGGCAGGAGCCACGGTGCAGTGGTTGCGTGACGGTTTGAACCTGTTTGCTGACGCCTCCGAAACCGAAGCCCTGGCCCAGAAGACCCGCAGCGGCCACAGCGTTTATCTGGTGCCCGCCTTTACCGGTTTGGGCGCTCCCCACTGGGATCCGAAAGCGCGTGGCGCTATTTTTGGGTTAACCCGTGATACGGGCATCGCCGAAATAGTCGCCGCTGGCCTGCAAGCGGTGTGCTACCAAACCCGCGATTTGCAGCACTGTATGAACGACGACATGGAAACCCCACCGGGCACTCTACGCGTCGACGGCGGCATGGTGAAAAACAGCTGGGTGATGCAGTTCCTGGCCGATATGCTGGGTGTCCAGGTAGATCGTCCCACGATTCTGGAAACGACCGCCCTGGGAGCCGCTTACCTGGCCGGGTTGCGTCTAGGCTGGTATCAAACGCTGGAAGAGATCGAGCAGCTATGGCGCTGCGAGAAAAGCTTTATGCCCGCGATGGAGGAGACCACCCGCGAGGAGCTCTATCAGGGCTGGTTGGACGCCGTTTCACGGGTGCGTTCTAGCTAG
- a CDS encoding amidase — MSDTDLGSLDAQTLAQLFESREASPLEATRAALERIERFNPEVNAYVYVDAEGAESAAKAAARRWGQGKPLSPIDGMPVSLKDLTQVAGMPCREGSLTSSEALCDTDAPPARMLREAGAVLLGKTNTPEFGWKAVTDNRVFGATANPWDTRLTPGGSSGGAAAAAALNMGVLHQGGDSGGSIRIPASFTGVFGFKPTFGWTPQWPPAKEPSLSHLGPLTRTVRDAVSMLNVIGRYDYRDPYATRGQPDCWGMDLDKGLTGLRIGYSPDLGYAKVDPQVAERVREAASKLEALGAEIVEVHPGFSSPLDTFRKLWFTASLEQWSQMNDHQRTLLDPGMVANAREAEPWKAVELFRALADRAELTQRLEHFNQEYHLLMTPSVAIPPFELNQEVPPGSDMRDWEEWAPFSYPFNLSQQPAASVPCGFTDNGLPVGFQLAGGKYDDARVLRACHAYMEAHPPRFPSVPNPAQYA; from the coding sequence ATGAGCGATACCGATCTCGGCAGTTTAGATGCCCAGACCCTGGCTCAGTTGTTTGAAAGTCGAGAAGCCTCGCCGCTTGAAGCGACTCGTGCCGCCCTTGAACGAATAGAGCGCTTCAACCCAGAGGTTAACGCCTATGTGTATGTGGATGCTGAAGGCGCGGAATCGGCGGCCAAAGCCGCGGCGCGGCGCTGGGGGCAAGGCAAGCCACTAAGCCCTATCGATGGGATGCCAGTATCGCTTAAAGACCTGACCCAAGTGGCGGGCATGCCCTGCCGGGAAGGCTCACTAACCTCTTCTGAAGCGCTATGCGACACCGATGCGCCACCCGCGCGCATGCTGCGTGAAGCAGGCGCCGTCCTGCTGGGCAAAACCAACACCCCCGAATTTGGCTGGAAAGCAGTGACCGATAACCGTGTCTTTGGCGCCACGGCGAATCCCTGGGATACGCGGTTAACCCCCGGTGGCTCTTCCGGCGGGGCCGCCGCCGCTGCGGCACTCAATATGGGGGTACTGCACCAGGGCGGCGACTCCGGTGGCTCTATACGTATTCCCGCTTCTTTTACCGGAGTATTCGGCTTCAAACCCACATTTGGCTGGACACCCCAATGGCCGCCGGCTAAAGAGCCCAGCCTATCGCACCTGGGGCCGTTAACGCGCACCGTGCGGGATGCTGTCAGCATGCTCAATGTGATAGGCCGCTACGACTACCGTGACCCGTACGCCACCCGCGGGCAGCCCGATTGCTGGGGGATGGATTTGGATAAAGGCTTAACCGGACTGAGGATCGGCTACTCGCCTGATCTTGGCTACGCCAAGGTAGATCCCCAGGTTGCCGAACGCGTGCGAGAAGCCGCCAGCAAACTGGAGGCGTTGGGCGCTGAAATCGTCGAAGTGCATCCCGGCTTTTCGTCACCGCTGGATACCTTCCGCAAGCTGTGGTTTACCGCCTCTTTAGAGCAGTGGTCACAGATGAATGACCACCAGCGCACGCTGCTGGATCCCGGCATGGTAGCCAATGCCCGTGAGGCCGAACCCTGGAAAGCCGTCGAGCTGTTTCGAGCGTTGGCCGATCGTGCGGAATTGACCCAACGCCTGGAGCACTTCAACCAAGAGTACCACCTACTGATGACGCCCTCGGTGGCGATCCCGCCGTTCGAACTAAACCAGGAAGTTCCCCCCGGCAGCGATATGCGGGACTGGGAAGAGTGGGCGCCCTTTAGCTACCCTTTTAACCTGAGCCAGCAACCCGCCGCGTCGGTGCCCTGCGGTTTTACTGATAACGGTCTACCGGTGGGCTTTCAGCTAGCGGGTGGCAAATACGATGATGCTCGCGTTCTGCGCGCCTGTCATGCCTATATGGAAGCACATCCGCCGCGCTTTCCCAGCGTACCCAACCCTGCCCAGTATGCCTAA
- a CDS encoding NADPH:quinone reductase: MSQRIQFARTGGSEVLELVDVTPAEPGQGEVRVANKAVGLNFIDIYFRTGLYPAPSLPSGLGTEGAGVVDAVGEGVTHLSVGDRVAYAQGPLGAYAELHVLPAAKVVKLPDFVDFETAAASMLKGLTVQYLLRQTYELKGGETILFHAAAGGVGSIACQWAKSLGVKLIGTVSSQEKADLAMANGAWATINYSEENVVERVRELTNGDMCDVVYDSVGKDTWEMSLDCLKPRGLMVSFGNASGPVDGVNIGILNQKGALYVTRPSLNGYADTRERLEMMCAEFFTMLKSGKVKIDIANRYPLAEAGNAQDALQSRKTTGSTVLLP, from the coding sequence ATGTCTCAGCGTATTCAATTTGCCCGTACCGGTGGTTCTGAGGTACTTGAACTGGTCGACGTTACCCCTGCTGAACCTGGTCAGGGTGAAGTGCGTGTTGCCAATAAGGCTGTCGGCCTCAATTTTATCGATATCTATTTCCGTACCGGGCTCTACCCAGCCCCTTCCTTGCCTTCTGGGCTAGGCACCGAAGGGGCGGGTGTGGTCGATGCGGTGGGTGAAGGTGTTACGCATTTAAGCGTGGGCGATCGCGTAGCTTATGCCCAGGGCCCGTTGGGCGCCTATGCAGAGCTGCATGTGCTGCCTGCGGCTAAAGTGGTCAAACTCCCCGACTTCGTTGATTTCGAAACCGCAGCGGCGAGTATGCTAAAGGGCCTTACCGTGCAGTATCTGCTGCGCCAAACCTATGAACTAAAAGGTGGCGAGACCATTCTGTTTCACGCCGCAGCGGGCGGGGTGGGTTCGATTGCCTGCCAGTGGGCGAAGTCGTTAGGCGTTAAGCTGATCGGCACCGTCAGTTCACAGGAAAAAGCAGATCTAGCCATGGCCAACGGCGCCTGGGCGACAATTAATTACAGCGAAGAGAACGTGGTGGAGCGCGTACGCGAGCTTACCAACGGCGATATGTGCGATGTGGTGTACGACTCGGTGGGTAAAGACACCTGGGAAATGTCACTGGATTGCCTAAAACCCCGTGGGCTGATGGTCAGCTTTGGCAACGCTTCCGGCCCGGTGGATGGCGTTAATATTGGTATTCTTAACCAGAAGGGGGCGCTCTATGTGACTCGTCCCAGCCTTAACGGCTACGCCGATACCCGCGAGCGATTAGAGATGATGTGTGCAGAGTTCTTTACCATGCTGAAAAGCGGAAAGGTCAAAATAGATATCGCCAATCGCTACCCCTTGGCAGAAGCCGGCAACGCCCAAGACGCCCTACAAAGCCGTAAAACCACCGGCTCTACTGTTCTGTTGCCGTAG